The region TTTCCGCCGAACGttggaccggcgtgccggatgtCCGCGCGGGACGTACGCCATTGGGTCGGGAGAGGCGGACGTCTCCGGCGGAAGTGAGGTATCCGTGGCCTTCCGGCGACGTCAATcatgacgtccgccattgcggtgccacgacggacgtcccaattttttattttttttaaaactctatatatacggctcgttgaacttcatttcattcgcaccaattgttttaacgagtttctctctctctttactttcatttcttttgaagataaatggagcacgacAGTGATTCTCCTGTCACGAGCAAGTCACAAACGCAGATGTTTCCCGTTGGAGGTGGGGGAAACGCCGACGGAACTGCAGGGATgtccgggatgatgcccggaatggcgccgatgatgccccagatggcggggatgatgcccgggtactacaatatgcACTCTTGGAAGGGTGGGATGGTGCCACAGATGCCCGGGGTGAGTGGAGGGATGACGGGGATGGCGCCCGGGATGATGGGGGAATGATGCCGGAATGGCGGCGGGGATGGGGTgaatgatgcccgggatgagcGGGATGAGCAGGATGATGATGTTTGGTATGATGCAAGGCATGCCTGCCGCTGCAGGGGGTAGCAGGctgggggtcccccaatcacctatggacaatgtctatcgcccctacatggatttattgtctagCGATTCCCAGAGTACTCCTCtggggactcagttcaccggcattgagactttctcttttgaggagttgtgGATATCTCCGGCCAGggagtctcccactgagatACCACCGGCGGTAGGGAGgtcgaagaagaagggcaaaggGAAGGGTAAGGACAAGGGCACTACCTCGTCCTCGCGTGCGGGAGACGAGGGTGGGGCGGGGACTGAGGGGGGGAGGCCGGCGAGggaaagaggaccatctggagcgtggcagagtgcgtcgcgctggctCAGGCCTGGGTCGgtatagtcgaggatccctacatcggggctaaccagcatatcgacagaatgtggtggcgcattagccaaataTACCTCAAATTCAAACTGCtaggtgggaagcctcacgatggagagcaatgccggaaacagtgggagcggctgaggaggcagctcagccgatttgccggcatataccaaaacaacctccgcacggcaaccagcggcatgtccatGGAGGATATGAAGACTTTATCCATGCAGCAGTACCCAACAAGGAGATGAAGTTCAGCGTCTTCAAttattgggaggtctatcttgtggtgcagaatTCCTCCAAGTTTTGtgcgggtgttgaagctggctggccgaagcgaacgaagatcaacgcctccggcgagtacagcagcagtgccaGTTCACGACCTCCCGACGCCGAGGCAGAGATCCCGACCCCTCAATCGTcttcccgccgccgtcgcccggttgggcaaaagaccgcgatgcggatggctaggggaagcgccagcgggtcccacgaggtccaatcggcagctTCTTCCTATCTCAATCCCGAGCTCACCCAACTCGCCCGTATGCAGCAGTAACAGAGCCTGCTAGATAGCATGGAAAAGTGGCAGGCTGCGACTGACCCCTTATACAAgttgatgctgaaggatgtcatcgacagtATAAGgtgcgatttggggatgccacccctGCCCGGGAGTGACGCCGGGACTGGCCACGGGGACGACGAGAAGTGAGACGGGGGCCGCGTTTGTCGAAGCTTTGGGttgtatttttttaactatgtatttttttaaaaaaataattatgtatcttttttactattttaaataaaatcgatGCATTTttcccgtattcgtgtcgaaattttaattctgtaaattgtttaatttggtgaatttgtgaatttttattattgtggatgtctgccgggatgtccttggggatgtccgctattgtacagtgggatgtccttatgacgtggcagaaggtgttttttggtgtccgccgggacatccgtcgcCATTGTGGATGTTCTAACGGGACTTCAAATTGGGAGTTATTGCTTGCCGATAAATGAATATCAgcatttacattatttatctttttttgttATTCAGAAAACAATCTTACGAGTGTACAAAgttaagaaggaaaaatatcAGCCGAAAcctaataaaattgaaataacaaTATGCACGCCGATGCATAATTGAATTAGTTTGTTTATTTAAAATTGGTAATGTTGAGCTCAGCAATCAGGGTGGGTTCCGTCGCGGAAATTCTCCATCGAGTGTATAAGGATTTATGAAATAAAGCTTGTAAATTGCAGAAAAGTAAGAGATCAAAATTGAATATGTCAAAGTAGaatattgtattttttaaatttaatttattacaaattataaaatattccACATCATATTGATATGTTAGataccttatgtgagcaccacGCTCGTTTAAGACACATTTAGCgtcatttattttgttttatacattttgttagatattaatatattaaaaaattattattgaatttacaattttcataataattaaaacttgatttgtttgttttctcaataatttcaaataaataaataaaatgaaaaatcaagttttaatttttaatatacgCAAATCAAATCTTAACAACtaagtaaataaattatgaaaatacTTTCAAATTAATATTTCCGACCGTCCATATCTTAGATACCTCACCACAGTACCACACCCATAGACCATCGCCATAGGCCACCAAACCGACCCGCCTCAAAAATccaatttcttatttttattttaactttgccctttttttaatttccaaacAAATATTTAGCTTAAACTTGAATTCGTATTACCCCTTTCCGACTCCATTTTctccccaaaaaaaaaactcaaccaTGAAGATGAGAAACAAAGGCAAGGTCCACCCcttcacttcatcttcttccccttccccttccccttcctctcccaccaacacagaagacaccttccctctcctcaaactcctccccgCCGCCATTCTCACTCTAGTATCCTTTCTCTCACTAGAAGAAATAGAGGTCCTGGCCTACATGCTCACCAGATCCCTCCAATCAACCAATCCCTCCTTCCTCCCCCCCAACAAGAACTCCCCCTCCAAGAAGCAGTGCCGCCACAATTCCCCGCCCCTCTTCGACTGCGACTGCTTCCACTGCTACACCAGCTTCTGGTTCCGCTGGGACTCCTCCCCCAACCGCGAGCTCATCCACCAAGCCATCGAAGCCTTCGAGGACCACTTGAACTCCGGCGACTCTCTCAACAACTCCCCCAAGACCAAGCGCAGGGACAAATTGGCCCGCCGCAACAAACCCCCAATTTCCTCCCCGCCGGAAAATCAAGAAATTCCCATCTCCTCCGCcgcgccaccgccaccgccaccgccgccgctcgATGCTGATGAATTAGCCCCGGGAGTGAGTGGGGAGAAGGAGATGGAGGACGACTGTGTGGCAGCGCCGCCGGCGAGGACGCATAAAGGTTTGGCTAGGAAAGTGTTGCCGGACGTCATGGGTATATTCAGTTCGCGTTTATGGAGTCTTTGGAGTCCGAATGTgtgagtaaaaaaaatttaaaataaattgaaatggGAATTAGAATTTCAAAGGGAAAAAAATATagttttatcttttcttttttctttttttcttctggTGGTAGGTTATATTCGAACTCGAATATGCAGCTCTTTTAAAATGTTTCGTGGCCCATCTCTCTCCTCTGAATTATTgcaatttgtttatttttcttatatgtTTCCATTTTCGAATCTTCTTTGTTTATTATGTATATCAGCCATTATAAATGGCATTTTTCGGTGATGAACAATTCCTCCTGTTTTTATTTATCTGCTAAAATAGAGTAATCGCATGATTGTTGGGTGCATTAACTTTGAAAGTGATATGAGTTCATTATTGCTTTTTAAagtgttaattaatttttttttattagtgagTGGCTAACGATGATGAGTTGGTGAGATATTTTGTCACATACTTATATCTAATATGTAATGCATATAGTAGTTATTTATTTGCGAATGCGATACTTTAGGATGAATGTACCAATTGTGACCAAGACAAATTCAGtgcaggaaaaaaaaataatgaatgggATTCTTGTTGTATGTTGTAATAGTAGTAATACTAATTAATATGTTCGATGGTGATGCGCTAAAGATGTTTAATGAATAATGCACTTGCAGTtgctatatatatacatatatatgcacAATAAAGATGCCCTGATGAATTTCTGATAATATAAAGTAACAATTTATGGCGAAAAACTAAAGTAgcttttaatatatattaaaatggaTTAGTTTGAGTAGGTGTTGAATTATTGGGATTTAGCTTGCCGAATGTCAAGTTTATCATGCGACTTTTTTCTATGCTTTGTTCTGATTCCTGTCTACTTGGAATCACTTTGGCCAATCTTATTCCTTTTTCTTATAATTAAATAACGATCCTTAATAATAAATGATTTTATCAGTTATTTGAGTATTTTTACTATctgatttaattaaaatttccaacaatatccttcataacaaaaaaatcacatgtttggtacctagggttatttttgtcatggggtaccaaaaatgatataaaataaagataaagtaccatttatgtgcgaaagtgaaagatcatgtaccatttatTTAGTTTGTTCTTTAATTAAAAGCATGTTTGTTAGGGTAGGGTTCATAACTTATCTaatgatgaaattttatgaataaagaTTTTCATCCCTAGATGAATTATCTATCCTATCAAACCCGTGCTAAAAGATATTAATACAAATTGTGATGTTTATAAGTATAGGTTGTTTTATTTGAGCATTTCATTTCATCTAATAAGATTTTTCTTATGATCTACATTTGAgtagaattaatttttttaaaaaaaacaattctttTAGTCTTGTGAATTTAGTGTATGCCAATCTTATGAAGTAGAGTACTATGGAGTACAATTTATTCTACCTCGTGATTGCCTTACTTTTTTATCTGTATTTttggatttgtattttttttataagagaGAAAAGACTCAAACCGCCTAGAGATCGGTGAGCATAGCAATCAAAGTTCAGGATCAATAAgctagtaaaaaaaaataagtaaaaaaaaccTCAAACAAAAAAGAGCAAGTCAAGCAAAGGAAAAGCACCCTCCAAGTAGAACAATGAAAACAAAAACTAAACACACATCAACCAAAGCCACCAAGCAAAAACTGACTAGGAAGCAGGGCGAGCTACATTGCACCTTTATGTTTATCAGAGTTGCTTTTGTGATCATGCTCCGTCCATCTTCTAGATTTAAGTAAGTCCTCACACATTTGACCTAGTGAAAAAGGAAAATCCGGACAACACATTTCGGATTTGTATTCTTGTTTAAATACTAAAACTACAGAGCTACAATGAATGCATGAATCAGAAGTTCTTAATATAACAATAACCAGAAGTTTTATATGGTATTGGTTTTTCATTTATTCGTTTTGATCATATAAAATTAGTCATAATTAAAACACtccctaaaaaaaaaaaactggacATTTTTTATTCATAGGGACTTAACTATGAATACTTGAACTCCTATTCACAAACTACTATCCCGTCAAAATAATGggcccactgccaaaaactttTAGTTAAAATACAATCCACAAATACCCACGCATACCAATATTAGTTATTCAAATTATGACTTAATTGGCCAAAGCAAACCCTACTAATTAAATGTAGGACCGATAACTATTTAGTACTCATGTGATCATGTACATCCTATTATAAGTTGAGGTCTTTTTTGAGTTTGTGTATAGTTGGAGTATAATTATTATTTGATatgatatttattaaaaatatgtttGAATTTAGTGTGAATGGTTGAATATGGCATAATTAAAGATGTGACCAAATAAGATATAGattaaatatgttatttttgtcaaaaattaaatgatttaactattataaaataataaaaaaacgaaaTAACAATTCAATTATAGTGAGTGAGACAGAGGGACTTACATCTTTTCAAAATAGTTAGCAAAATTATGATATCTTTTCAAAATAGTTTGCATTCTCATTGGAGACACGACATTGCAACACTTAATTGAATGAAAAGGGAATTCACATATTGACATAGCAATTAAAATCTCGGAAATAATGTGTTTCTGAGCAGATGAATgggcagcagataaaatgaaatCGTCCCTTCACTTCTGCAACCAAATTTACATTATGGTTGCAACAATAATTTTATACACTGTGTAACTGTGCTTTATCTGTGGGGGCCAACCATAATTAAAGTATTTCATGCTTATCTATTCATCGATCCTCTCTCTTTAGTCAATAATAATTAGacttatttgaaattatatttttttttatttcacttaGAACTACTCTAGTCTTGATCATAAAATATCATTAAACCGTCACGGAAAAATTCATGTGCGAAGACTGAATGCATCTGAATAGTGATCAATGAAAATACAAATTGGTctttacaattaaataaattatcaaatgctactatatttgttttttatctGCACTGATTATGATTGTTTGAATAATTTTTTGTGGTAGTTAAAGATTTTTTGTCAAAACTATTAGTTTGGAATTTTGATTTAAACTCGATTCCGTCTACTCTGATTGGGActaattcataaaaataaaccaACAACGATTTAGTTGTAATCAAGTCCAACCATAATCAAGTCCAACCAAATAgtgacatgatttaattaataaactaaCATAAAAAGGAATGTTTTTGCATGCAAGAAACAGCAGGATTGATTTACCACTTTTTTGAATATTACTCCACCATTATTTTTCTATAGGTGAAATGAATTGTAAGTAGCTCCAAAAATCAGCATCACAACAACAAAAAAGGGGCTCAAGAACCACGTAAATTTGTCGCAATATATTTAGCTATCACAAAAGAACGTTgaagtaatttaattatttattagagTTTATAAATGTAAGTAATATTAAGACATTTACCTCTTATTACGGAGAAATTATTGAAATCTTGATTCGATGTAATATTAATTGCGTGATCAAATTACTTTCTCTAATCTTAATTAGTTCCCGATTGCTTATTTCATTCCAATTTATGTATTCATGTGTTTAATCGGGTTTTAACTCGATAGGTGGCCAATATTTGACATTAATTTTTAGGATAGCGTATGCCaatcaaaataagaaaaatgtaCGAATCTGCATAATTTACATGTGTtgaggaaataaataaattagattgAACAAACTCACATACGTGTTCCCTCTGTTTTtaatacggagggagtacttactaTCAAAGCACTAAACCCGCCTATTTGCTCTATTATAAATCTTGCTAACAAAATATAGTttgggggtgttcggttggcaagattaaatctcataattaaatatgtatcattttttgttcataagattgaacccttcaacttaatcctaaatagatagtctcatgataattagtcatagcctccctcttctaactaaaataatctcataacttaattgtcacgaccgcccatactaggggtgttacaaacgaggcgatcgtgacctagGGTCAAAAATTTAagtatagcatttaaggataacagttcataagaaatgctcaattagcttaaaagaatagtattttagttcaaaaatatatatagcagcggaaataaggtttcaaagagagtcaaggatgacgcctatgtatgaagacacaacgcatccaaattccctatgccgactcaacatccaccgcaacatcccgctcaacctgcacatagggaaaacacatgcagggctgagtacttgttgtactcaatgggctcatgccgaaaacattttcataaaaacagttatgtcatccataccagtgatctcgagttttttatgtagttaagaaatatcacgagaacacaaaaatatttcaaagtctggccagacaatcaatctccccactttctcatcaatcattcaatcacattctctttccatagtgcgacgaaagtgtggccacactattcgcccacgagaccggccgactagcaaggacggctcacgatcccacctgtgtacactagcctgatagggtttgcggccctactcagacccgaattcgtttcattcatagccctatagcctaatggagcgcactcacaaactaggcatcaggcacaatctcatcatcaaaacaaacatggcatgacataacactttaaaccacccttattacatcataatcatacttttgaaagcgtaaaagagcttagtaaaagaaagcccacctcgttctcttagcaattcacaccccaacttagcaactctcgatcctcgagttcacgagtacacaacacccttgtcaatgacaacacaagtcagcctcacacagcATCatcttactatgcatgtcctatcgcttctctctcgtcgttttcctcaatttcccaaacccagCATACGTCACATAGGTGTAAGACacgcgtaacacatttcaactgatcacaagtgatttcaacatttaaacacctttcttggacatacatgcatcatataacacttttaaatcttgaaactaggtgtcattgtaataaggcagaaaactggcagaattgcgcgaccgttttgtaaaaattactataaaatcacccaacctcaaaagatgctaaattttggtcacaatatagaggacacattcaagttcatccatgaaaattttcatatcgaaataacgccatttagtcagtcatttcacatattgaactctctggtcataacatataatttctgacagtattgcgcagtaaacttcaaaaattcaccaaaaattcatccttcctcatatgacactaaaatttggtcacaacacattagacacattcaagttcacccagttaaaatttcacactgaaatcatatcatttggtcagtcaaaacatttatgcaactctctgatcggaacataaaattctagcagcactgcgcagttcatttgaaaaattcaccgtaaattcatacgatgtccaataaggctgaaattttcacaagactcagaagacacttcaagttttcatctagttcaagaatcacatcgatcggaggtcatttggttggtcaaacagatttcgaaacattctggccgagaacacacgttactggcagaattgcgcagtcaacttcaaacatttttcaaaaattcatttttcgaaaaaaagggctgaaatttatacgagacacagaaaacaacttgaagtttactcagtaaaaatttcatagaaaaattcgttcgtttgatgggtcaaatacagatcataagtcactggtcatgcatcacagatttctggttcaagttcgaaaatttttaaaacttccacaacacaaacacctatttttcatgctcgataacacataatcatgcttacacgttcctcatacacatatttgcacataaactcatattattcaccaaatatttcaatccaacacacatgatttcaatcaacagcgcaaaatcaaacaagttcttacgaaacacactttccctcccgttaaacttgcgatctatcaaacctacaccctctacatgcatgtaggactcaagaacatggtcaaaacgggtaggatgatagaaagtgaacaatata is a window of Salvia splendens isolate huo1 chromosome 3, SspV2, whole genome shotgun sequence DNA encoding:
- the LOC121796475 gene encoding uncharacterized protein LOC121796475 translates to MLTRSLQSTNPSFLPPNKNSPSKKQCRHNSPPLFDCDCFHCYTSFWFRWDSSPNRELIHQAIEAFEDHLNSGDSLNNSPKTKRRDKLARRNKPPISSPPENQEIPISSAAPPPPPPPPLDADELAPGVSGEKEMEDDCVAAPPARTHKGLARKVLPDVMGIFSSRLWSLWSPNV